From Planctomycetota bacterium, the proteins below share one genomic window:
- the hisD gene encoding histidinol dehydrogenase → MKPERLRDLSPDRRTAILKRSMEDVSAIFADMRAICVDIAKRGDAVILEHYAKYKQGITPADFVVTRDEIEAAYRKVSPDIVAKLRFAAANIEKFHLAQREREMWSIEIAPGILAGRVVRPMEIAGCYVPGGRAAYPSSVLMTVIPAKAAGVPRIVACTPPGEGMTANEVSLVAADLSGVQQMFKIGGPWAVGAMAYGTATVPKVSKIVGPGNRYVTAAKMAVFGEVDIDSPAGPSEILILADDSANPRWMAIDFISQVEHDPDAAAALVTPSARFAQAVCDEINRALDTVPRKEIVAKALEDNSAVLVADSMDEAIAFTNDYAAEHLEVVTADPISLLPRIQHAGSIFLGPYAPVPAGDYASGTNHVLPTGQCAKMFSGLSIDDFLKKPTFQYLTREGLAHLRDAVIALAEAEGLPVHAQTIRERFEG, encoded by the coding sequence GTGAAGCCCGAACGCCTGAGAGACCTCTCGCCCGATCGCCGCACCGCCATCCTGAAGCGCTCGATGGAGGACGTCTCGGCCATCTTCGCCGACATGCGGGCGATCTGCGTGGACATCGCCAAGCGCGGCGATGCCGTGATCCTGGAGCACTATGCGAAGTACAAGCAGGGCATCACGCCGGCCGACTTCGTCGTGACCCGCGACGAGATCGAGGCGGCCTACCGCAAGGTGAGCCCCGATATCGTCGCCAAGCTGCGGTTCGCAGCGGCGAACATCGAGAAGTTCCACCTCGCGCAGCGCGAGCGCGAAATGTGGAGCATCGAGATTGCCCCGGGCATCCTGGCGGGCCGCGTGGTGCGGCCGATGGAGATCGCCGGCTGCTACGTGCCGGGCGGCCGCGCGGCCTATCCGTCCAGCGTGCTCATGACCGTCATCCCCGCCAAAGCCGCGGGCGTGCCGCGCATCGTGGCCTGCACCCCGCCCGGCGAGGGCATGACGGCCAACGAGGTGAGCCTCGTGGCCGCCGACCTCTCGGGCGTGCAGCAGATGTTCAAGATCGGCGGCCCCTGGGCCGTGGGCGCCATGGCCTACGGCACCGCCACCGTGCCCAAGGTCAGCAAGATCGTCGGACCCGGCAACCGCTACGTCACCGCCGCCAAGATGGCCGTCTTCGGCGAGGTGGACATTGATTCGCCCGCCGGCCCCAGCGAAATCCTCATCCTGGCCGACGACTCGGCCAACCCCCGTTGGATGGCCATTGACTTCATCTCGCAGGTCGAGCACGACCCAGACGCGGCGGCGGCCCTCGTGACCCCCTCGGCCCGCTTCGCCCAGGCCGTGTGCGACGAGATCAACCGGGCGCTGGACACCGTGCCCCGCAAGGAGATCGTGGCCAAGGCCCTCGAAGACAACTCGGCCGTGCTCGTGGCCGACTCGATGGACGAGGCGATCGCGTTCACCAACGACTACGCGGCGGAGCACCTGGAGGTGGTGACCGCCGACCCGATCTCGCTCCTGCCCCGCATCCAGCACGCGGGCAGCATCTTCCTCGGCCCGTATGCGCCCGTGCCGGCGGGCGACTACGCCAGCGGCACCAACCACGTGCTGCCCACGGGCCAGTGCGCCAAGATGTTCAGCGGCCTGAGCATAGACGACTTCCTCAAGAAGCCCACCTTCCAGTACCTCACGCGCGAGGGCCTGGCGCACCTGCGCGATGCCGTCATCGCCCTGGCCGAGGCCGAGGGCCTGCCGGTGCACGCGCAGACCATCCGCGAGCGGTTCGAGGGATAG
- a CDS encoding glycosyltransferase family 39 protein: MTRWWLLVAGLSALYLVGGIQRDFWYPDEPDMAQITQHMIASGDALRLFLYGREFPDYPPLFFWLTSAAGVLGGQSEWVLRLPTMLSAIGLLIVTGVWTQRRLGPRVACWTVAVLGTAYYFVWQAVNMHLDMPFAFLIGSAIIVYDLARTASCARDRAVGWVGTALLMGVASLVKGPAGIVLPAGVLGLDHLVRREWRGAVRVTALAAAGSCLFVAWAVAYAQAAGASNLLYFIFKQNVGRFLTGHLHLRPPYYYFINIWDSLAPWALFLPLGLVAAWREARRNADRPLGLAFLWFALIFVFFTISRSKRQVYILPLYPMAAVLIGYAITRLLDAPWRERRLSWRLVLWPTVAGVLAAGLAGLCVLPFAGSRLGDYRDLMAPGLVAAAMLAAVGAYAAVRLRKRQPAPALAAVAVGMGLTYLVALAWALPLMDDPLSAKADGAWLDQETRQEAGEVVATIQLDGGALKEASALSFYGRVPIVTLASAEDVHAYLRRQPNGLVLVEGEPDRVLAALGEFEATIERRCQVGGDVVVAMRLRPKKGHAGAPPG; encoded by the coding sequence ATGACCCGATGGTGGCTGCTGGTTGCCGGGCTGTCGGCACTCTACCTGGTGGGCGGGATTCAGCGTGACTTCTGGTACCCCGACGAGCCCGACATGGCGCAGATCACGCAGCACATGATCGCCTCGGGCGATGCCCTGCGGCTGTTCCTCTACGGGCGCGAGTTCCCCGACTATCCGCCGCTGTTCTTCTGGCTCACCTCGGCGGCGGGAGTCTTGGGCGGCCAGAGCGAGTGGGTTCTGCGGCTGCCCACCATGCTGTCGGCCATCGGCCTGCTCATTGTGACCGGCGTGTGGACACAGCGGCGCCTGGGGCCGCGCGTGGCCTGTTGGACCGTGGCCGTGCTGGGCACGGCCTACTACTTCGTGTGGCAGGCCGTGAACATGCACCTCGACATGCCGTTCGCCTTCCTTATCGGGTCAGCGATCATCGTCTACGACCTGGCGCGCACGGCGTCGTGCGCGCGGGACCGGGCGGTCGGCTGGGTGGGCACCGCGTTGCTGATGGGCGTGGCGTCGCTGGTCAAAGGCCCTGCCGGCATCGTGCTGCCGGCGGGGGTGCTGGGCCTGGACCACCTGGTCCGCCGCGAGTGGCGGGGAGCCGTCCGCGTGACGGCGCTGGCCGCGGCGGGCTCCTGCCTGTTCGTGGCATGGGCGGTCGCCTATGCACAGGCCGCCGGCGCGTCGAACCTGCTCTACTTCATCTTCAAGCAGAACGTGGGCCGATTCCTCACCGGCCACTTGCACCTGCGGCCGCCCTACTACTACTTCATTAACATCTGGGACAGCCTCGCCCCGTGGGCGCTGTTCCTGCCGTTGGGCCTCGTGGCCGCGTGGCGTGAGGCGCGGCGAAACGCCGACCGGCCCCTCGGCCTTGCATTCCTGTGGTTCGCGCTCATCTTCGTGTTCTTCACCATCTCACGCTCGAAGCGGCAGGTCTACATTCTGCCGCTGTATCCCATGGCCGCGGTGTTGATTGGGTACGCCATCACCCGACTGCTGGATGCCCCCTGGCGTGAGCGGCGTCTGTCGTGGCGGCTGGTGCTGTGGCCCACCGTGGCGGGCGTGCTGGCAGCGGGGCTCGCGGGGCTGTGCGTCCTGCCGTTTGCGGGGTCCCGTTTGGGCGACTACCGCGACCTGATGGCGCCCGGCCTGGTGGCCGCCGCAATGTTGGCGGCGGTTGGAGCATACGCCGCTGTGCGCCTGCGCAAGCGCCAGCCCGCGCCCGCCCTCGCCGCCGTGGCCGTGGGCATGGGCCTCACGTACCTGGTCGCTCTCGCCTGGGCGCTGCCGCTGATGGACGACCCGCTGTCGGCCAAGGCCGACGGCGCCTGGCTCGATCAGGAGACCCGCCAGGAGGCAGGGGAGGTGGTGGCGACGATCCAGCTCGACGGCGGGGCGCTCAAGGAGGCATCGGCCCTGTCGTTCTACGGGCGGGTGCCGATCGTGACGCTGGCCTCGGCGGAGGACGTCCACGCCTACCTGCGCCGCCAGCCCAACGGCCTGGTGCTCGTGGAGGGCGAGCCGGACCGGGTGCTGGCCGCCCTGGGCGAGTTCGAGGCGACTATCGAGCGCCGCTGCCAGGTGGGCGGCGACGTGGTGGTAGCCATGCGCCTGAGGCCGAAGAAGGGCCACGCCGGCGCCCCGCCGGGCTGA